In Pseudonocardia sp. C8, one genomic interval encodes:
- a CDS encoding UPF0182 family protein has product MRPPVGAPSLTRRTRILLAAAGVLVVLLLGGSRLLNFYVDYLWFGEVGFRSVQLTRLFTQIVLFGVVGLVVGGLIALTLWLAYRYRPVFVPVSGSDDPVARYRTSIIQRPWLFGVGVPVVIGVIAGLAAPVQWQTVQLFLHGTPFGKVDPEFGNDIAFYAFTLPFLRMVLNWLFVAVAICFVLALVAHYIFGGIRLTGRSGFVSTAARAQLAVLAGVFVLLKAVAYWFDRYDLLWSNRNAPTFYGATYTDLNAVLPAKLILLIIAVVCALAFFVAAFRQNLQIPAVAVVMLLISSILVGTAFPLVLQQFVVAPNANEREAPSIERNIAATRDAFGIGRDKVDIRPYAGESQATPGQVRAETDTIPNIRLLDPGKLNRTFTQLQQRRNFYGFAPNLDIDRYSIDGRTQDYIVAAREMDANALVGNQQDWINRHLVYTHGNGIVAAPANQINAALEDAGGQGGLPRFTVSDTQTRGRIPVQQPRIYYGELLDNQYSIVGAEPGTAPREYDSDEAQYTYTGAGGVPIGGIFDRAVFALAYGERNILFNSSINDQSKIMYVRNPRDRVQAVAPWLKLDNDPYPAVVDGRVQWIVDGYTTLQDYPYAERVPLGETTADSRIGPGGQQLPNETVSYLRNSVKATVDAYDGTVKLYAFDESDPVLQTWQKAFPGTVEPRSAITPALQAHLRYPEDQFKVQRELLTRYHVDNPGEFFSTVSFWDVPSDPTVQGGNGGTQNAQPPYYVYAGLPGQQGPSFQLTSALVSLRRQFLASYVSASSDPDTYGKITVLELPNETQTLGPQQVQAQFLGSPEVSQELNLLRQNQTTIDYGNLLTLPVAGGLLYVEPVYIERAGQDSSYPQLARVLVSYGGRVGYDAGLSAALDEVFGAGAGAAAGGAAPSPGAPAQPTTPPAAGGTPAPGTPAAPNAAQSAAAQQIRQALNDLKAAQQAGDFARQGEALAALDRAVAAFQSAGG; this is encoded by the coding sequence ATGCGGCCCCCTGTGGGAGCGCCGTCGCTGACCCGCCGAACCCGGATCCTCCTGGCCGCCGCGGGCGTCCTCGTCGTGCTCCTGCTCGGCGGTTCGCGGCTGCTGAACTTCTACGTCGACTACCTGTGGTTCGGCGAGGTCGGCTTCCGGAGCGTGCAGCTCACCCGGCTGTTCACCCAGATCGTGCTGTTCGGCGTGGTCGGGCTGGTGGTCGGCGGCCTGATCGCGCTGACACTGTGGCTGGCCTACCGGTACCGCCCGGTGTTCGTCCCGGTCTCCGGCTCGGACGACCCGGTCGCCCGGTACCGGACGTCGATCATCCAGCGCCCGTGGCTGTTCGGGGTCGGCGTCCCCGTCGTCATCGGCGTGATCGCCGGCCTGGCGGCCCCCGTGCAGTGGCAGACCGTCCAGCTGTTCCTGCACGGCACGCCGTTCGGGAAGGTCGACCCGGAGTTCGGCAACGACATCGCGTTCTACGCCTTCACGCTGCCGTTCCTGCGGATGGTGCTGAACTGGCTGTTCGTCGCCGTCGCGATCTGCTTCGTGCTGGCGCTGGTGGCGCACTACATCTTCGGCGGGATCCGGCTCACCGGCCGGTCCGGCTTCGTCTCGACGGCCGCGCGGGCCCAGCTGGCCGTGCTGGCCGGCGTGTTCGTGCTGCTCAAGGCCGTCGCGTACTGGTTCGACCGGTACGACCTGCTGTGGTCGAACCGCAACGCCCCGACGTTCTACGGGGCCACCTACACCGACCTCAACGCGGTGCTGCCCGCCAAGCTGATCCTGCTGATCATCGCGGTGGTCTGCGCGCTGGCCTTCTTCGTCGCCGCGTTCCGGCAGAACCTGCAGATCCCGGCCGTCGCCGTCGTCATGCTGCTGATCTCGTCGATCCTGGTCGGCACGGCGTTCCCGCTGGTCCTGCAGCAGTTCGTGGTCGCCCCGAACGCGAACGAGCGCGAGGCGCCCTCGATCGAGCGGAACATCGCCGCGACCCGGGACGCGTTCGGCATCGGGCGCGACAAGGTCGACATCCGCCCGTACGCCGGCGAGTCGCAGGCGACGCCCGGCCAGGTCCGGGCGGAGACCGACACCATCCCGAACATCCGGCTGCTCGACCCGGGCAAGCTGAACCGCACGTTCACCCAGCTCCAGCAGCGCCGCAACTTCTACGGCTTCGCGCCGAACCTGGACATCGACCGCTACTCGATCGACGGCCGGACCCAGGACTACATCGTCGCGGCCCGCGAGATGGACGCCAACGCCCTGGTCGGCAACCAGCAGGACTGGATCAACCGGCACCTGGTGTACACGCACGGCAACGGGATCGTCGCCGCGCCGGCCAACCAGATCAACGCCGCGCTCGAGGACGCGGGCGGGCAGGGCGGCCTGCCGCGGTTCACCGTCTCGGACACCCAGACCCGGGGCCGGATCCCGGTCCAGCAGCCCCGCATCTACTACGGCGAGCTGCTGGACAACCAGTACTCGATCGTCGGCGCCGAGCCCGGCACCGCGCCCCGCGAGTACGACTCCGACGAGGCGCAGTACACCTACACCGGTGCGGGCGGCGTCCCGATCGGCGGGATCTTCGACCGGGCCGTCTTCGCGCTGGCCTACGGCGAGCGGAACATCCTGTTCAACAGCTCGATCAACGACCAGTCGAAGATCATGTACGTCCGGAACCCGCGGGACCGGGTGCAGGCCGTGGCCCCGTGGCTGAAGCTGGACAACGACCCGTACCCGGCGGTCGTCGACGGCCGGGTCCAGTGGATCGTCGACGGCTACACCACGCTGCAGGACTACCCGTACGCCGAGCGCGTCCCGCTGGGGGAGACGACCGCCGACTCCCGGATCGGGCCGGGCGGCCAGCAGCTGCCGAACGAGACCGTCAGCTACCTGCGCAACTCGGTCAAGGCCACGGTCGACGCCTACGACGGCACCGTGAAGCTCTACGCCTTCGACGAGTCCGACCCGGTCCTGCAGACCTGGCAGAAGGCCTTCCCGGGCACCGTCGAGCCGCGCTCGGCGATCACCCCGGCGCTGCAGGCGCACCTGCGGTACCCGGAGGACCAGTTCAAGGTCCAGCGCGAGCTGCTGACCCGCTACCACGTCGACAACCCGGGCGAGTTCTTCTCGACCGTCTCGTTCTGGGACGTCCCGTCCGACCCGACCGTGCAGGGCGGCAACGGCGGCACGCAGAACGCGCAGCCGCCGTACTACGTCTACGCCGGGCTCCCCGGCCAGCAGGGGCCCTCGTTCCAGCTCACCAGCGCCCTGGTGAGCCTGCGGCGGCAGTTCCTGGCGTCCTACGTCTCGGCCAGCTCCGACCCGGACACCTACGGGAAGATCACCGTGTTGGAGTTGCCGAACGAGACGCAGACGCTCGGCCCGCAGCAGGTCCAGGCCCAGTTCCTCGGCTCGCCCGAGGTGTCCCAGGAGCTGAACCTGCTCCGGCAGAACCAGACCACGATCGACTACGGCAACCTGCTCACCCTCCCGGTGGCCGGCGGGCTGCTCTACGTCGAGCCGGTCTACATCGAGCGGGCCGGGCAGGACTCGTCGTACCCGCAGCTGGCCCGCGTCCTGGTGAGCTACGGCGGCCGGGTCGGCTACGACGCCGGCCTGTCCGCAGCCCTGGACGAGGTGTTCGGCGCCGGTGCCGGTGCGGCCGCCGGCGGCGCGGCCCCGTCGCCGGGTGCCCCGGCCCAGCCGACGACGCCGCCGGCCGCCGGTGGCACCCCGGCCCCGGGCACCCCGGCGGCGCCGAACGCGGCCCAGTCGGCCGCGGCCCAGCAGATCCGCCAGGCGCTGAACGACCTCAAGGCGGCCCAGCAGGCCGGTGACTTCGCGCGGCAGGGCGAGGCGCTGGCCGCGCTGGACCGCGCGGTCGCGGCGTTCCAGAGCGCCGGCGGCTGA
- a CDS encoding methyltransferase has protein sequence MGDHYFSASPSVASRPGTVRLHTSGVDLELATDTGVFSHGRIDRGTKVLLDAAPMPPIRGPLLDVGCGYGPIALTLAARRRRLPVWAVDLNERALGLTRDNAAAAGLGNVTACHPDDVPAGLAFAGIYSNPPIRSGKPALHGLLLRWLQRLLPGGRAYLVVAKNLGSDSLHRWLEAEQGFPTTRLTSEKGYRVLEVAPRER, from the coding sequence GTGGGTGACCACTACTTCAGCGCCTCCCCGTCCGTCGCGAGCCGCCCGGGCACGGTCCGGCTGCACACGTCCGGCGTCGACCTGGAACTGGCGACGGACACCGGCGTGTTCTCGCACGGCCGGATCGACCGCGGGACGAAGGTGCTGCTCGACGCCGCGCCGATGCCGCCGATCCGGGGGCCGCTGCTGGACGTCGGGTGCGGCTACGGGCCGATCGCGCTGACCCTCGCCGCCCGGCGCAGGCGGCTGCCGGTGTGGGCGGTGGACCTCAACGAGCGCGCGTTGGGGCTCACCCGGGACAACGCCGCCGCGGCCGGGCTGGGGAACGTGACGGCCTGCCACCCGGACGACGTGCCGGCCGGCCTGGCGTTCGCGGGCATCTACTCGAACCCCCCGATCCGCTCCGGGAAGCCCGCGCTGCACGGGCTGCTGCTGCGATGGCTGCAGCGGCTGCTGCCGGGCGGGCGGGCGTACCTGGTGGTCGCCAAGAACCTCGGGTCGGACTCGCTGCACCGGTGGCTGGAGGCCGAGCAGGGGTTCCCGACGACCCGGCTGACCTCGGAGAAGGGGTACCGGGTGCTGGAAGTGGCGCCGCGGGAGCGCTGA
- a CDS encoding RNA-binding S4 domain-containing protein, which yields MATPQDVPIASEPIRIGQFLKLANLAEDGGHARELLESGLVTVNGEPEHRRGARLHRGDVVTVDGHSARPA from the coding sequence ATGGCCACCCCACAGGACGTGCCGATCGCGAGCGAGCCGATCCGGATCGGACAGTTCCTCAAGCTCGCGAACCTCGCCGAGGACGGCGGGCACGCCCGCGAGCTGCTCGAGTCCGGCCTGGTGACGGTGAACGGCGAGCCCGAGCACCGCAGGGGCGCCCGGCTGCACCGCGGTGACGTCGTCACCGTCGACGGCCACAGCGCCCGTCCGGCGTAG
- a CDS encoding SGNH hydrolase domain-containing protein, translating into MTPPGGAPSARTGAAPSGARAPFRPELQGLRALAVLLVIVYHVWVGRVSGGVDVFFLITGFLIVGGLYRAGLRGGVDVVATWRRQLSRLLPAVTVVLAAGLVAGPVLLPESRWSPTIREVVASLLFVQNWELAANAVDYAARNDAASIVQHFWSLSIQGQFYLVAPLVVAGVALAARRDRADLHARLTGTLLAIGGASLAYSVYLTLANQPLAYFHSSTRAWEFALGGLLALWISRVEDRPELTAGVRAALGWAGVLALVSCGLLLQVDRAFPGWAALWPTLAAAAVLVAGRSGHRLGVDRVLSGPVLRTVGDISFPLYLWHWPVLVLTLVHTGQSQLSLGAGTAVIGVSFVLAWLTHRCVERPIADLGVRRALRTGGVLALVVLVGAAGWFGVATARASVPVAAGSPSHPGAGALQPDVEPAALADPGLEVELTPSLAGAPDDWSYHRGTWNCEPVQRDGVELQACTIPPPGDAPPERTVAVAGDSHAQQYVAALLPVAAQRNWEILGLFRGACPLSTVSETDPADEGCTAWNAAVTGELSERRPDAVLTLATRDVRPGLTEVTPAGFVEAWWKLHDAGVPVVAVRDNPRPQFPVPECVGREGRHADACALPRHDVYPSPPPYAELPDVPPNVSFVDVAPAVCGPETCPAEVGNVLVYMDDNHLTATYAETMAPLFADHFADRLGW; encoded by the coding sequence GTGACGCCCCCCGGTGGAGCGCCGTCGGCCCGCACCGGTGCCGCCCCGAGCGGTGCCCGGGCACCCTTCCGGCCCGAACTGCAGGGGCTGCGCGCGCTCGCGGTCCTCCTGGTGATCGTCTACCACGTCTGGGTCGGCCGGGTCTCCGGCGGCGTCGACGTGTTCTTCCTGATCACCGGGTTCCTCATCGTCGGCGGGCTGTACCGGGCCGGGCTGCGGGGCGGCGTGGACGTCGTCGCGACCTGGCGGCGCCAGCTGTCCCGGTTGCTGCCGGCCGTCACGGTGGTGCTCGCCGCGGGGCTCGTGGCCGGGCCGGTGCTGCTCCCGGAGAGCCGCTGGTCGCCCACGATCCGCGAGGTCGTGGCGTCGCTGCTGTTCGTGCAGAACTGGGAGCTCGCGGCGAACGCGGTGGACTACGCCGCGCGCAACGACGCGGCCAGCATCGTCCAGCACTTCTGGTCGCTGTCCATCCAGGGCCAGTTCTACCTGGTGGCACCGCTGGTCGTGGCGGGCGTGGCGCTCGCGGCCCGGCGGGACCGCGCGGACCTGCACGCCCGCCTCACCGGCACGCTGCTCGCGATCGGCGGGGCGTCACTGGCCTACTCGGTGTACCTGACGCTGGCCAACCAGCCGCTCGCCTACTTCCACTCGTCGACCCGGGCCTGGGAGTTCGCGCTCGGCGGGCTCCTGGCGCTGTGGATCTCGCGGGTCGAGGACCGGCCGGAGCTGACGGCCGGGGTGCGGGCCGCGCTGGGCTGGGCCGGCGTGCTCGCCCTGGTGTCCTGCGGCCTGCTGCTGCAGGTGGACCGGGCGTTCCCGGGCTGGGCCGCGCTGTGGCCGACGCTCGCCGCGGCCGCGGTGCTGGTCGCCGGCCGCTCCGGCCACCGGCTCGGCGTGGACCGTGTCCTGTCCGGCCCGGTGCTGCGCACCGTCGGCGACATCTCGTTCCCGCTCTACCTGTGGCACTGGCCGGTCCTGGTGCTCACGCTGGTGCACACCGGCCAGTCGCAGCTCTCGCTCGGCGCCGGCACCGCGGTCATCGGCGTCTCGTTCGTGCTCGCCTGGCTCACCCACCGGTGCGTCGAGCGGCCGATCGCCGACCTCGGCGTCCGGCGGGCGCTGCGCACCGGGGGCGTGCTCGCCCTGGTCGTGCTCGTCGGCGCGGCCGGCTGGTTCGGGGTGGCTACCGCGCGGGCGTCGGTCCCGGTCGCGGCGGGCTCGCCGAGCCATCCCGGTGCCGGTGCCCTGCAGCCGGACGTCGAACCCGCCGCCCTCGCCGACCCGGGGCTCGAGGTGGAGCTCACGCCCTCGCTGGCCGGCGCGCCCGACGACTGGAGCTACCACCGCGGCACCTGGAACTGCGAGCCGGTCCAGCGCGACGGGGTCGAGCTCCAGGCCTGCACCATCCCGCCGCCCGGCGACGCCCCGCCCGAGCGGACCGTCGCCGTCGCCGGGGACTCGCACGCCCAGCAGTACGTCGCCGCGCTCCTGCCGGTCGCCGCGCAGCGGAACTGGGAGATCCTCGGGCTGTTCCGGGGCGCCTGCCCGCTCTCCACGGTGTCGGAGACCGACCCGGCCGACGAGGGCTGCACCGCCTGGAACGCCGCCGTCACCGGCGAGCTGTCCGAGCGACGGCCGGACGCCGTGCTGACCCTCGCCACCCGCGACGTCCGCCCCGGGCTCACCGAGGTGACCCCGGCCGGTTTCGTCGAGGCCTGGTGGAAGCTGCACGACGCCGGGGTGCCCGTCGTCGCGGTACGGGACAACCCGCGGCCGCAGTTCCCGGTGCCCGAGTGCGTCGGCCGGGAGGGCCGGCACGCCGACGCGTGCGCGCTGCCGCGGCACGACGTCTACCCGTCCCCGCCGCCGTACGCGGAGCTGCCGGACGTCCCGCCGAACGTCTCGTTCGTCGACGTCGCACCGGCCGTCTGCGGCCCGGAGACCTGCCCGGCCGAGGTCGGCAACGTGCTGGTCTACATGGACGACAACCACCTGACCGCGACCTACGCCGAGACGATGGCGCCGCTGTTCGCCGACCACTTCGCCGACCGGCTGGGCTGGTGA
- a CDS encoding transglycosylase SLT domain-containing protein → MATAPAALTAAPTAGSRGARATALPPPVSAARRAGTRTAATGAAFGVIASGAFAAVVPTSQDGESRADAEETTAATTRAAFTAPIPSSAPAADGSPSGYFSPVSFAQHTGAAAGALQAASPARDADLASLGKAQEIAAKIAAEHRKAAEAAQKRQAERARLDALVAKGGVDAWIAEALDHMGLSQSYAPGVKKIIMKESNGDPDAINNWDTNALSGNPSEGLMQVIPSTFEAYVHPDFADRDITDPVANITAGVRYMIDRYGVETLEAGGRSSASGGYLGY, encoded by the coding sequence GTGGCGACCGCACCAGCAGCACTGACCGCTGCCCCGACCGCCGGCTCCCGTGGCGCCCGCGCCACCGCACTCCCGCCGCCGGTCAGCGCCGCGCGCCGGGCCGGGACCCGCACGGCGGCGACCGGCGCCGCCTTCGGCGTCATCGCCTCCGGCGCGTTCGCCGCCGTCGTCCCGACCTCGCAGGACGGCGAGTCCCGGGCCGACGCCGAGGAGACCACCGCCGCGACCACCCGGGCCGCCTTCACCGCGCCCATCCCGTCGTCGGCACCGGCGGCCGACGGCAGCCCGTCGGGCTACTTCAGCCCGGTCTCGTTCGCGCAGCACACCGGGGCCGCCGCCGGCGCGCTGCAGGCCGCCTCGCCCGCGCGGGACGCCGACCTCGCCTCGCTCGGCAAGGCGCAGGAGATCGCCGCGAAGATCGCCGCGGAGCACCGGAAGGCGGCCGAGGCCGCGCAGAAGCGCCAGGCCGAGCGGGCACGCCTGGACGCGCTGGTCGCCAAGGGCGGCGTGGACGCCTGGATCGCCGAGGCCCTGGACCACATGGGACTGTCCCAGTCGTACGCGCCCGGTGTGAAGAAGATCATCATGAAGGAGTCCAACGGCGACCCGGACGCCATCAACAACTGGGACACCAACGCCCTGTCCGGCAACCCGTCCGAGGGCCTGATGCAGGTCATCCCCTCGACGTTCGAGGCCTACGTGCACCCGGACTTCGCCGACCGGGACATCACCGACCCGGTCGCGAACATCACCGCGGGCGTCCGCTACATGATCGACCGCTACGGCGTCGAGACGCTCGAGGCCGGTGGCCGGTCGAGCGCGAGCGGCGGCTACCTCGGGTACTGA
- the soxR gene encoding redox-sensitive transcriptional activator SoxR — translation METSDLLTIGEIVERSGFPHSALRYYEREGLIRASRTSGGQRRYRRSVLRRLAFIRAARSIGIGLDEVRSALDSLPAERTPTKADWSRLSKAWRGRLDEQIEALTALRDGLDGCIGCGCLSMTTCKLVNPDDAAAVQGDGARRLPAALRRTPAHDR, via the coding sequence ATGGAGACGAGCGATCTCCTCACGATCGGCGAGATCGTCGAGCGGAGCGGGTTCCCGCACTCCGCGCTGCGCTACTACGAGCGCGAGGGGCTGATCCGGGCGAGCCGGACGTCCGGCGGCCAGCGTCGCTACCGGCGCAGCGTCCTGCGGAGGCTCGCGTTCATCCGGGCGGCCCGGTCGATCGGCATCGGGCTCGACGAGGTCCGGTCCGCACTGGACTCGCTGCCCGCGGAGCGGACGCCGACCAAGGCGGACTGGTCGCGCCTGTCGAAGGCCTGGCGCGGCCGGCTGGACGAGCAGATCGAGGCGCTGACCGCGCTGCGCGACGGCCTGGACGGCTGCATCGGGTGCGGCTGCCTGTCCATGACGACCTGCAAGCTCGTCAACCCGGACGACGCCGCCGCCGTGCAGGGCGACGGGGCCCGCCGCCTGCCCGCTGCGCTGCGCAGGACCCCCGCGCACGACCGGTGA
- a CDS encoding tyrosine-protein phosphatase, with the protein MTDLVPDRWLTFDGLVNARDVGGLPLEGGGRVRRGVLLRTEALEGLSPGDVARLTGEYGVVQVLDLRKDEEILVHGPGALADAGITVHRLSFIPETGRGLPEIDDDADPMVGHYLAYLGDRAGNVVAGVRRLAEQETGATVVHCAAGKDRTGVLVALVCSAVGVPRADVVADYALSATRIEALFRRWTAGRGEPMPPSADLDRHRPRAEVMETFLRLLDERHGGPVGWLQENGLTGDELARLRSRLRDEDAD; encoded by the coding sequence GTGACGGATCTGGTGCCGGATCGCTGGTTGACCTTCGACGGTCTCGTCAACGCCCGTGACGTGGGCGGCCTCCCGCTCGAGGGCGGCGGCCGGGTCCGGCGGGGCGTCCTGCTCCGGACCGAGGCGCTGGAAGGTCTCAGCCCCGGCGACGTCGCCCGGCTCACCGGGGAGTACGGCGTCGTGCAGGTGCTGGACCTGCGCAAGGACGAGGAGATCCTCGTCCACGGTCCCGGCGCGCTGGCCGACGCCGGGATCACCGTGCACCGGCTGAGCTTCATCCCGGAGACCGGCCGGGGCCTGCCCGAGATCGACGACGACGCCGACCCCATGGTCGGTCACTACCTCGCCTACCTGGGCGACCGCGCCGGGAACGTGGTCGCGGGCGTGCGGCGGCTCGCCGAGCAGGAGACCGGGGCGACGGTCGTGCACTGCGCCGCGGGCAAGGACCGGACCGGCGTGCTCGTCGCGCTGGTCTGCTCGGCCGTCGGCGTCCCGCGGGCCGACGTCGTGGCCGACTACGCGCTGTCCGCGACCCGGATCGAGGCGCTGTTCCGGCGCTGGACCGCGGGGCGCGGGGAGCCGATGCCCCCGTCCGCCGACCTCGACCGGCACCGGCCGCGGGCCGAGGTCATGGAGACGTTCCTGCGCCTGCTCGACGAGCGGCACGGCGGCCCGGTGGGCTGGCTGCAGGAGAACGGCCTGACCGGCGACGAGCTGGCCCGGCTGCGTTCCCGGCTGCGCGACGAGGACGCGGACTGA
- a CDS encoding acyl-CoA dehydrogenase family protein, producing the protein MDLTFTAAEEEFRSELRSWLSAHIPGEWTRPGFWESLDDDESFRLRRDWEREKADAGFAGIEWPTEYGGRGGTPGMKAIYDEEMVRARAPRTVNPLGLAFLAPTVMAIGTDAQRKEIIGPLLRNEVIWCQGFSEPGAGSDLAALSTKGVRDGDEFVVNGQKVWTTNAVHGDKIFTLVRTEPGSQKHRGISMLLIDMNQPGVTARPLKQMSGASEFGEVFFDDARVPVSDCLGEIGDGWRTAMLLLSFERGASGISQYTEFRRQYDEIAAVARKLGRDTDPVIRDDLARVLTELECLRLHSMHVLTQVEQGRDLGFEASMTKLQWSETFQDLWEVYDRILGEDATLDALPDGTDLRPLHAQAMWSRSVTIWGGSSQVQRTITAERVLGLPR; encoded by the coding sequence ATGGACCTGACCTTCACCGCGGCCGAGGAGGAGTTCCGCTCCGAGCTGCGCTCGTGGCTGTCCGCGCACATCCCCGGGGAGTGGACGCGTCCCGGGTTCTGGGAGTCCCTCGACGACGACGAGAGCTTCCGGCTGCGCCGCGACTGGGAGCGCGAGAAGGCCGACGCCGGGTTCGCCGGCATCGAGTGGCCGACCGAGTACGGCGGTCGCGGCGGGACGCCGGGCATGAAGGCCATCTACGACGAAGAGATGGTCCGTGCGCGGGCCCCGCGCACGGTGAACCCGCTCGGGCTCGCCTTCCTGGCGCCGACGGTGATGGCGATCGGCACCGACGCGCAGCGCAAGGAGATCATCGGCCCGCTGCTGCGCAACGAGGTCATCTGGTGCCAGGGCTTCTCCGAGCCCGGCGCCGGCTCCGACCTCGCGGCGCTGTCCACCAAGGGCGTCCGGGACGGCGACGAGTTCGTCGTCAACGGGCAGAAGGTGTGGACGACCAACGCCGTGCACGGCGACAAGATCTTCACGCTGGTGCGCACCGAGCCCGGCTCACAGAAGCACCGCGGGATCAGCATGCTGCTGATCGACATGAACCAGCCGGGGGTGACCGCCCGCCCGCTCAAGCAGATGAGCGGGGCCAGCGAGTTCGGCGAGGTGTTCTTCGACGACGCCCGGGTCCCGGTGTCGGACTGCCTCGGCGAGATCGGCGACGGCTGGCGGACGGCGATGCTGCTGCTGTCCTTCGAGCGCGGCGCGTCGGGCATCTCCCAGTACACCGAGTTCCGCCGGCAGTACGACGAGATCGCCGCCGTCGCGCGGAAGCTCGGCCGCGACACCGACCCGGTGATCCGCGACGACCTGGCCCGCGTGCTCACCGAGCTGGAGTGCCTGCGGCTGCACTCGATGCACGTCCTCACCCAGGTCGAGCAGGGGCGGGACCTCGGCTTCGAGGCGTCGATGACCAAGCTGCAGTGGTCGGAGACGTTCCAGGACCTCTGGGAGGTCTACGACCGGATCCTCGGCGAGGACGCGACCCTCGACGCGCTGCCGGACGGCACCGACCTGCGGCCGCTGCACGCCCAGGCCATGTGGTCCCGCTCGGTCACGATCTGGGGCGGCTCGTCCCAGGTCCAGCGCACCATCACCGCCGAGCGCGTGCTCGGCCTGCCCCGGTAA
- a CDS encoding acyl-CoA dehydrogenase family protein, with the protein MFFALTEEQQEFGAAVRDYLAERFDLAAVRDVVEAGPGDDGNPAALWTAAGEQGWTAVTVPEEHDGLGLGLVEAQVIARALGAGVAPGPWRGTVLAADAIRLTGSDEQRAAWLPRLAAGEAVGAFTTRGSAADGLPVVEYGAIADVVVAPSGPDAPGLCLVTGASATPAGSYDGTTRLATLAGGTTEPLPGASAGLRRQLTDRATVLVAADLVGIAREALTRTVAYDRDREQFGVPVGSFQAVKHALADLHVGVTMAAHAVLYAAHAADTGADDAELAVAVAKAKASEVALQATAAMIQYHGGIGYTWEHEAHFFYKRARRLAGQYGDVASQRERIAALTV; encoded by the coding sequence GTGTTCTTCGCACTCACCGAGGAGCAGCAGGAGTTCGGCGCGGCCGTCCGCGACTACCTGGCCGAGCGGTTCGACCTCGCCGCCGTCCGGGACGTCGTCGAGGCCGGACCCGGCGACGACGGCAACCCGGCCGCACTGTGGACGGCCGCCGGGGAGCAGGGCTGGACGGCCGTCACCGTGCCCGAGGAGCACGACGGCCTGGGGCTGGGCCTGGTCGAGGCCCAGGTGATCGCCCGCGCACTCGGGGCGGGCGTCGCGCCCGGGCCGTGGCGCGGGACCGTGCTCGCCGCGGACGCGATCCGGCTCACCGGCTCCGACGAGCAGCGCGCCGCCTGGCTGCCGCGGCTGGCGGCCGGCGAGGCGGTCGGCGCGTTCACCACCCGGGGCAGTGCCGCCGACGGCCTGCCGGTGGTGGAGTACGGCGCGATCGCCGACGTGGTCGTCGCACCGTCCGGACCGGATGCCCCGGGGCTGTGCCTGGTCACCGGCGCGAGCGCCACCCCGGCCGGCTCCTACGACGGCACCACCCGGCTCGCCACGCTCGCCGGCGGCACCACCGAACCGCTGCCCGGCGCCTCGGCCGGGCTGCGGCGGCAGCTGACCGACCGGGCCACCGTGCTCGTCGCCGCGGACCTCGTCGGGATCGCCAGGGAGGCGCTGACCCGCACGGTCGCCTACGACCGCGACCGTGAGCAGTTCGGCGTCCCGGTCGGGTCGTTCCAGGCGGTCAAGCACGCCCTGGCGGACCTGCACGTCGGCGTCACGATGGCCGCGCACGCCGTGCTCTACGCCGCGCACGCGGCCGACACCGGGGCGGACGACGCCGAGTTGGCCGTCGCCGTCGCGAAGGCCAAGGCGAGCGAGGTCGCGCTGCAGGCGACCGCCGCGATGATCCAGTACCACGGCGGGATCGGCTACACCTGGGAGCACGAGGCGCACTTCTTCTACAAGCGCGCCAGGCGGCTCGCCGGGCAGTACGGCGACGTCGCGTCCCAGCGCGAGCGGATCGCGGCCCTGACCGTGTGA
- a CDS encoding PadR family transcriptional regulator: MASVTPVNATAAALLGLLHGGPMTGGQLVTAAGERFGLFFSVTRSQVYRELPALTEEGLLRLGKQGPRASQQYVITAAGKRAFKAWLASGGEADAVRSPLVLRLLHAGMLTVKQRTELLRSAKEAYTERLAEARAAARATDDPYARPVADFAVAHTRAMIKLIDAVPEE, translated from the coding sequence ATGGCCTCCGTCACACCGGTGAACGCCACCGCCGCCGCCCTGCTCGGCCTGCTGCACGGCGGCCCGATGACCGGCGGGCAGCTGGTCACCGCGGCCGGCGAGCGGTTCGGACTGTTCTTCTCGGTCACCCGCAGCCAGGTCTACCGGGAGCTGCCCGCCCTCACCGAGGAGGGGCTGCTCCGGCTGGGCAAGCAGGGGCCGCGGGCGAGCCAGCAGTACGTCATCACCGCCGCGGGCAAGCGCGCGTTCAAGGCGTGGCTCGCCTCCGGCGGCGAAGCCGACGCGGTACGCAGCCCGCTGGTCCTGCGCCTGCTGCACGCCGGGATGCTCACGGTCAAGCAGCGCACCGAGCTGCTCCGGTCGGCGAAGGAGGCCTACACCGAGCGGCTCGCCGAGGCCCGCGCGGCCGCCCGGGCCACCGACGACCCGTACGCCCGGCCGGTGGCCGACTTCGCCGTCGCCCACACCCGCGCGATGATCAAACTGATCGACGCCGTCCCGGAGGAGTGA